One window of the Deltaproteobacteria bacterium genome contains the following:
- a CDS encoding DUF4139 domain-containing protein, with protein sequence MLKKFASILIILAVGTPPAFAKVDLVTLPDRDSVQLTIYNSADLTFVREARGLTFKTGENALQFAWANTLIDPTSLEMYPKKFADKISVLGLEYPPRIQNAGIWRLESRISGDVPMELTYLTSGLSWRAFYTATLSADEKTMLLSGNVRVENASGEDYENAQVRLVVGTISLVDRIVDLARREAPYGRPEGPAAPPLPAPRFAGAARQAKAAMTEAMDMAVAESGWSRPREIEKEGVSEYYLYTIEGRDTIPTGWSKLMPSFEAQGVPVVSLYKYEEERYGGSVIRFLKFKNDREHKLGMTPIPDGTIKVFRALDEKANLAYEGSSSFKYIPVEQDAELSLGPAENVLVKPVLMEFKTEKFLFDTQNNPVGWDEVRTFEIEVVNTRDIPVKVEITRNFSTNDWTVKDTDKEVTHQKVDKDTVKYVVGLEPGKSKKFGYVLTTRHGRRAS encoded by the coding sequence ATGCTGAAAAAATTCGCGTCGATCCTTATAATTCTTGCTGTCGGCACGCCGCCCGCCTTCGCCAAGGTGGACTTGGTCACCCTGCCAGACCGCGACTCGGTCCAGCTCACCATCTACAATTCAGCCGATCTCACCTTCGTGCGAGAGGCACGCGGGCTCACCTTCAAAACCGGGGAAAACGCCCTTCAGTTCGCCTGGGCCAACACCCTGATTGACCCCACGAGCCTTGAGATGTACCCCAAAAAATTCGCCGACAAGATAAGCGTGTTGGGCCTGGAATATCCCCCAAGAATCCAGAACGCGGGCATCTGGCGGCTGGAGAGCCGGATTTCCGGCGACGTTCCAATGGAGCTGACTTATCTCACAAGCGGCCTTTCCTGGCGGGCCTTCTACACCGCAACCCTTTCAGCCGACGAAAAGACCATGCTGCTTTCCGGCAACGTGAGGGTGGAGAACGCAAGCGGCGAAGACTACGAAAACGCCCAGGTAAGGCTCGTTGTGGGGACCATCTCCCTGGTGGACCGGATAGTGGACCTTGCCCGCAGGGAGGCCCCCTACGGCAGGCCAGAAGGGCCTGCCGCCCCTCCCCTGCCAGCCCCCCGCTTTGCCGGAGCGGCCCGGCAGGCCAAGGCCGCAATGACCGAGGCCATGGACATGGCCGTGGCCGAATCCGGCTGGTCCAGGCCAAGGGAGATCGAAAAGGAGGGCGTCTCCGAGTATTACCTCTATACAATCGAGGGCCGGGACACCATACCCACGGGCTGGAGCAAGCTCATGCCCAGTTTCGAGGCCCAGGGTGTGCCGGTGGTCAGCCTCTACAAGTACGAGGAGGAGCGCTACGGCGGATCGGTCATAAGGTTTCTCAAGTTTAAAAACGACAGGGAGCACAAGCTGGGCATGACACCCATCCCGGACGGAACCATCAAGGTTTTCCGCGCCCTGGATGAAAAGGCCAATCTCGCCTACGAGGGAAGCTCGTCCTTCAAGTACATCCCGGTGGAGCAGGACGCCGAGCTGTCCCTTGGGCCTGCTGAAAACGTGCTTGTAAAGCCTGTTCTGATGGAATTCAAAACCGAGAAATTCCTCTTCGACACACAGAACAACCCGGTGGGCTGGGACGAGGTGAGAACCTTCGAGATCGAGGTCGTAAACACCCGCGACATCCCGGTAAAGGTCGAGATCACCCGCAACTTTTCCACCAACGACTGGACCGTGAAAGATACGGACAAGGAAGTCACGCACCAAAAAGTGGACAAGGACACCGTGAAATACGTTGTGGGCCTGGAACCGGGCAAATCCAAAAAATTCGGCTATGTACTGACCACCAGGCACGGCAGAAGAGCATCATAG
- a CDS encoding isoamylase early set domain-containing protein codes for MSVIKQYLKKKGTCKITFILPTAAAEMAKSVNLVGEMNDWDITATPMKKGRDGSFKVTLELQSGREYQYRYLINGDVWENDWEADRYVPSPFTGSENSVVAI; via the coding sequence ATGAGCGTAATCAAGCAGTACCTCAAAAAAAAGGGCACCTGCAAGATCACCTTCATCCTTCCCACAGCCGCCGCAGAAATGGCGAAAAGCGTCAATCTGGTGGGCGAGATGAACGACTGGGACATCACCGCAACTCCCATGAAAAAAGGCAGGGACGGGTCTTTCAAGGTGACCCTGGAGCTTCAGTCGGGCCGGGAGTACCAGTACCGCTATCTCATAAACGGCGACGTGTGGGAAAACGACTGGGAGGCCGACCGCTACGTTCCAAGCCCGTTCACCGGCTCGGAAAATTCGGTGGTGGCCATATAG
- a CDS encoding GAF domain-containing protein, with product MKPDKNSHIVPESKNWQLLLIAIAIILYLTLVLLSISYDAIISNSEVATLSKDFYVYTVSVTILVLLFCAYVIITQRKIRMYLVAVEQERRESEKLIRDVEILSSLLEVSSSINSQQQLPNILDIITREMLACFHADRSSIMLLDEAGQTLTTESCYGLGSEYAKNARIAMGKGISGWVAQNGQPLLLNGQVDSARFPGLTQKNAPISSSLCVPLKLADKSIGVLNVNLMNPGRRFEESDLKLITIFANNAAVAIHNSLLLKEKSRRIQLQTMLGQLHSPLVVQKLMEKVGDGGSPNIMREKVDLTVLFSDIRGFSAMLSMTDPELIMGFLDEFYSVMNKAVFENEGSIDKFIGDEVMAFFGAPFPLENAAVNGVKTALEMMTYFESLKEKFTRRSPFFGGLGLGIGINTGLVVAGNVGSASRYEYTVIGTAVNLARRLCAHAEPGQILTTRHTIEKVESCVSSEQMEDVQFKGVNETVTVYRISGANFP from the coding sequence ATGAAACCCGACAAAAACAGTCATATTGTGCCGGAAAGCAAGAACTGGCAGCTTCTCCTCATCGCCATAGCCATCATTTTGTATTTGACCCTTGTACTTCTCAGCATCTCCTACGACGCCATCATAAGCAATTCCGAAGTCGCCACGCTTTCAAAAGATTTCTACGTCTATACCGTTTCGGTAACCATTCTTGTTCTTCTTTTCTGCGCATACGTGATAATCACCCAGCGCAAAATAAGGATGTACCTCGTTGCCGTGGAACAGGAGCGGCGCGAAAGCGAAAAGCTCATACGCGACGTTGAAATACTTAGCTCCCTCCTGGAAGTCAGTTCCAGCATCAACAGCCAGCAACAGTTGCCGAACATCCTGGACATCATAACAAGGGAAATGCTGGCCTGCTTCCACGCGGACAGAAGCTCCATCATGCTTCTCGACGAGGCCGGACAGACGCTCACCACCGAAAGTTGCTACGGCTTGGGCTCCGAATACGCCAAGAACGCCAGAATCGCCATGGGCAAGGGTATCAGCGGATGGGTGGCCCAAAACGGCCAGCCGCTCCTGTTGAACGGCCAGGTTGATTCCGCCAGGTTTCCCGGCCTGACCCAGAAAAATGCCCCCATAAGCTCGTCCCTATGCGTGCCCTTAAAACTTGCAGACAAGAGCATAGGCGTCTTGAACGTAAACCTCATGAACCCCGGACGGAGGTTTGAGGAAAGCGATCTCAAGCTCATCACCATATTCGCCAACAACGCCGCCGTGGCCATTCACAATTCGCTGCTTTTAAAGGAAAAGAGCAGGAGGATTCAGCTTCAGACCATGCTGGGCCAGCTTCACTCCCCCCTAGTGGTACAGAAGCTCATGGAGAAGGTGGGAGACGGCGGAAGCCCCAACATAATGCGGGAAAAGGTCGATCTCACGGTTCTTTTTTCCGACATAAGGGGCTTTTCGGCCATGCTTTCCATGACCGATCCCGAACTCATCATGGGTTTTCTGGACGAGTTCTACTCGGTGATGAACAAGGCTGTTTTCGAAAACGAGGGGAGCATAGACAAGTTCATTGGCGATGAGGTCATGGCCTTTTTCGGCGCTCCCTTTCCTCTTGAAAACGCAGCGGTCAACGGCGTAAAAACGGCCCTTGAAATGATGACCTATTTCGAGAGCTTAAAGGAAAAATTCACAAGGCGCTCGCCGTTTTTCGGAGGCCTGGGCCTGGGCATAGGAATAAACACCGGGCTCGTTGTGGCGGGAAACGTTGGCAGCGCCTCGCGTTACGAATACACGGTTATCGGCACTGCGGTGAACCTGGCGCGCCGTCTCTGCGCCCACGCCGAGCCGGGCCAGATACTCACCACCCGCCACACCATAGAAAAAGTCGAAAGCTGCGTCAGTTCGGAGCAGATGGAAGACGTTCAATTCAAGGGGGTAAACGAAACCGTCACGGTTTACCGGATATCCGGCGCAAACTTTCCTTAG
- a CDS encoding HD domain-containing protein, translating into MDVSQIQSFDLDIEEAGKKRPETLDEAVIALASLLMASLRNTLIYSPTHSQFNRAITLTEKKAAQAFGFAREVSFMCLEKEILFDGKPMNRYGVQFTKLGGFMHSLGIGKLTLIKGMTADELKIFILNMMGQDEKGRPAERRVIKASPHIHFGRLTTGAVGKIKLSHHTIVNLLASGAVTQEQVDDLKSSGAPGAGKRLEQLDAALLGRARDAVRTLASTSISERVSMQETLMNFINYFLKYSYVMEALWPLKNHDELSYKHSVNVALLCAAQARMLGAPEGLAKDIVVAGLLHDVGKCAIEPALLNKALPLSAEEKVLMAQHSLFGAQILIQNPKIPPIAVVAAYEHHVHYRGERGYPRQRRISHPHAVSQMVGLADAYDSLRTRKPYRPAHPIASALKLIQNRTGSQFDPFLVANFARVLQSFD; encoded by the coding sequence ATGGATGTATCCCAGATACAGAGTTTTGACCTGGACATCGAGGAAGCCGGGAAAAAGCGCCCCGAAACCCTGGACGAGGCGGTTATCGCCCTGGCCTCGCTTCTCATGGCTTCCCTCCGGAACACCCTCATCTACTCGCCCACCCATTCCCAGTTCAACCGCGCCATAACCCTTACGGAAAAAAAGGCCGCCCAGGCTTTCGGATTCGCCAGGGAAGTTTCCTTCATGTGTCTTGAAAAGGAGATTCTGTTCGACGGAAAACCCATGAACCGCTACGGGGTTCAGTTCACCAAGCTGGGCGGATTCATGCATTCCCTGGGAATCGGCAAACTGACGCTGATTAAGGGCATGACGGCGGACGAACTCAAGATTTTCATACTGAACATGATGGGCCAGGACGAAAAGGGCCGACCGGCGGAGAGGCGGGTGATAAAGGCTTCCCCTCACATCCATTTCGGAAGGCTCACCACCGGGGCCGTGGGCAAGATCAAGCTTTCCCACCACACCATAGTGAACCTCCTGGCCTCTGGAGCGGTCACCCAGGAACAGGTTGACGATCTTAAAAGTTCCGGGGCGCCCGGTGCGGGAAAGCGCCTGGAGCAGCTCGACGCCGCCCTTCTGGGCCGCGCCAGGGACGCGGTGCGCACCCTTGCGTCAACGTCCATTTCCGAGAGGGTCTCCATGCAGGAGACCCTCATGAATTTCATCAACTATTTTCTCAAGTATTCCTATGTAATGGAGGCCCTGTGGCCGCTCAAGAACCATGACGAGCTTTCCTACAAGCACAGCGTGAACGTGGCCCTTCTGTGCGCGGCCCAGGCCCGGATGCTGGGCGCGCCCGAAGGACTTGCAAAAGACATAGTTGTGGCCGGGCTTTTGCACGACGTGGGAAAATGCGCCATAGAACCGGCCCTCCTGAACAAGGCCCTTCCCCTTTCCGCCGAGGAGAAAGTCCTGATGGCCCAGCACTCGCTTTTCGGGGCGCAGATTCTGATCCAGAACCCGAAAATTCCGCCCATCGCCGTGGTGGCCGCTTACGAGCACCACGTCCACTACAGGGGGGAACGCGGCTACCCACGCCAGCGCCGCATCTCCCACCCTCACGCGGTAAGCCAGATGGTGGGCCTGGCCGACGCCTACGACTCCCTGCGAACCAGAAAACCATACCGCCCGGCCCACCCCATAGCCTCGGCCCTAAAACTCATCCAGAACAGGACAGGCTCCCAGTTCGACCCCTTTCTTGTGGCCAATTTCGCGCGCGTTCTGCAATCCTTCGATTGA